One segment of Theobroma cacao cultivar B97-61/B2 chromosome 9, Criollo_cocoa_genome_V2, whole genome shotgun sequence DNA contains the following:
- the LOC18590968 gene encoding protein UPSTREAM OF FLC: MFGSEMETRMKKYRQVSPERAKIWTEKSPKYYQHNRKVPVVYYLCRNRQLEHPHFIEVPLSSRDGLYLRDVIERLNILRGRGMASLYSWSCKRSYRNGFVWHDLSEDDLILPAHGNEYVLKGSELFEESSSDRFSPVGNSIRLQNLKQLPEPPSSSRSQDDSSSSSSLNGKRTKHSQDDELSSPVNHPTPGSSGASPESRYGKNSSWGCSLSLTEYKVCKSDGLADASTQTEENTSRPKTRETCTRGVSTDDGLLEPECNTNFQNQVSSPRVKDNSEICGNSVSPPPSTSSASSSGGKTETLESLIRADVNKINSFRILEEEEIRMPTNARLKATSMLMQLISCGSISVKDHSFGLVPTYRPRFSHSKFSSPLLPTSIMLGELDCLSENPRLMGLRLEDKEYFSGSLIETKMLKEEGDGRTTLKRSSSYNADRACKQLDSAEDKEELNLGRSKCIPRSIKASLSKQPRSESMRSPVSVKPRNSSDGMDNSRLVSSSISNGGSRRITEPIAAEKQSKRLDSFREEEKVIKIEERLASGARVIIQSKAPCDTIVGCS; the protein is encoded by the exons ATGTTTGGATCGGAAATGGAGACGAGAATGAAGAAATATAGGCAAGTGAGTCCGGAGAGAGCTAAAATTTGGACTGAGAAATCGCCGAAGTATTATCAGCATAACCGGAAAGTTCCTGTTGTTTATTATCTCTGTAGAAATCGCCAGCTTGAACATCCTCATTTCATCGAAGTTCCTCTGTCTTCCCGCGATGGTCTCTATTTGAGAg ATGTGATTGAGAGGCTTAATATTCTTAGAGGCAGAGGAATGGCTTCCTTGTATTCTTGGTCTTGCAAGAg AAGCTATAGGAATGGATTCGTATGGCATGATCTCTCTGAAGATGATTTAATTCTTCCCGCTCATGGAAATGAATACGTTCTCAAAGGTTCCGAATTATTCGAAGAGTCTAGCTCAG ATCGTTTTAGTCCTGTTGGGAATAGCATTAGACTGCAAAATCTGAAGCAATTACCTGAACCACCATCTTCTTCTAGAAGCCAAGATgattcttcatcttcttccaGCTTGAATGGGAAGAGAACAAAGCATTCTCAGGATGATGAACTGTCTTCTCCAGTTAATCATCCGACTCCTGGCTCCTCCGGTGCGTCACCAGAGTCTAGATATGGAAAGAATTCTTCCTGGGGTTGTTCTCTTAGTTTGACTGAGTATAAGGTTTGTAAGAGTGACGGGTTAGCAGATGCTTCAACGCAGACTGAGGAAAACACAAGCAGACCTAAGACACGGGAAACTTGCACAAGGGGTGTTTCAACTGATGATGGGTTGTTAGAACCTGAATGCAATaccaattttcaaaaccaagtCTCTAGCCCTCGTGTGAAAGATAATTCTGAGATATGCGGAAATTCAGTTTCTCCTCCACCGTCCACTTCTAGCGCATCATCTTCAGGTGGGAAAACCGAAACTTTGGAATCTCTAATCCGAGCTGATGTGAATAAAATCAATAGTTTTAGGATTCTTGAAGAGGAAGAGATTCGAATGCCAACCAATGCAAGGCTCAAGGCAACAAGCATGTTGATGCAATTGATCTCATGTGGGTCAATATCTGTGAAAGACCATAGTTTTGGCCTTGTTCCAACATACAGACCAAGGTTTTcacattcaaaattttcttcacCATTATTGCCTACTTCAATCATGTTGGGAGAGCTAGATTGCTTATCGGAGAATCCAAGGTTGATGGGCCTGAGATTGGAAGACAAAGAATATTTCAGTGGTAGTTTGATTGAGACAAAAATGCTCAAGGAAGAAGGAGATGGACGTACAACTCTGAAACGTTCTTCTTCATACAATGCTGATAG GGCTTGTAAGCAGCTGGATTCAGCTGAAGACAAAGAAGAGTTGAATTTGGGACGTTCGAAATGCATCCCTCGTTCTATCAAGGCTTCACTAAGCAAGCAACCACGAAGCGAGTCTATGAGATCCCCTGTTTCTGTAAAACCAAGAAACTCCTCTGATGGGATGGACAACTCACGCTTGGTATCAAGTAGCATATCGAACGGCGGCAGTAGAAGAATCACAGAGCCCATTGCAGCtgaaaaacaatcaaaaaggTTGGATTCATTCAGAGAAGAGGAGAAGGTGatcaaaattgaagaaag GCTTGCTTCAGGAGCTCGGGTTATAATCCAATCTAAAGCGCCATGTGATACCATTGTCGGTTGCTCCTAG
- the LOC18590969 gene encoding E3 ubiquitin-protein ligase MIEL1 → MEGGRETKLSTDELESVEFGNQNAALMEIGLGNHGCLHYRRRCKIRAPCCNEIFDCRHCHNEAKNSLECNPLEQHEIPRHEVETVICSLCDTEQDVQQYCINCGVCMGKYFCAKCKFFDDNVSKNQYHCNECGICRTGGEENFFHCNKCGCCYSKSMSDAHRCVERAMHHNCPVCFEFLFDTMKDITVLPCGHTMHLECLREMEQHYLYSCPVCSKSICDMSELWRKLDQEIASTRMPAVYQNKMVWILCNDCGATSRVQFHIVAHKCLNCESYNTRQTRGGPAASCSSVMAEMVR, encoded by the exons ATGGAAGGTGGACGTGAGACAAAGTTATCTACTGATGAATTGGAATCTGttgaatttggaaatcaaaaTGCTGCTTTGATGGAGATTGGATTAGGGAATCATGG GTGCTTGCATTACAGAAGGAGATGTAAGATTAGAGCACCATGTTGCAATGAGATCTTTGATTGCAGGCATTGCCATAATGAAGCTAAG AATTCCCTGGAATGTAATCCTCTGGAGCAACATGAAATTCCACGCCATGAAGTTGAAACG GTCATTTGCTCCCTATGCGACACAGAACAAGAT GTTCAACAATATTGCATCAATTGCGGAGTCTGTATGGGGAAGTACTTCTGTGCTAAATGCAAATTCTTTGATGATAAT GTTTCTAAAAACCAATACCACTGCAATGAGTGTGGTATATGCAG AACTGGAGGTGAGGAGAACTTCTTTCATTGCAACAAATGTG GATGTTGCTATTCCAAATCAATGAGCGATGCACATCGTTGTGTGGAGAGAGCAATGCACCACAACTGCCCTGTTTGCTTTGAG TTTCTTTTTGATACAATGAAGGATATAACTGTCTTACCTTGTGGACACACAATGCATTTGGAATGTTTGAGAGAGATGGAGCAACATTATCT GTACTCTTGCCCAGTCTGCTCAAAGTCTATCTGCGATATGTCCGAATTGTGGAGAAAGCTTGATCAAGAG ATTGCCTCAACCCGGATGCCTGCTGTATACCAAAATAAGATG GTATGGATTCTCTGCAACGATTGCGGAGCCACTTCCCGTGTCCAGTTCCACATTGTGGCACACAAATGCTTGAATTGCGAGTCCTACAATACCAGACAGACACGCGGAGGCCCTGCTGCTTCATGCTCATCAGTGATGGCCGAGATGGTGAGATGA
- the LOC18590973 gene encoding mitogen-activated protein kinase kinase kinase NPK1: MKKQSDTRKISWTRGKCLGKGSFGTVSLAVKESDGAVFAVKSVDLATCLPSQLESLENEVRILRSLSSPYVVGYLGDDVTTSYRNLHMEFLPGGTVVDVASFKRRLADVDERILRWQTRCLVSGLKYVHGEGIVHCDVKGKNVLVGPDFTSVKLADFGSAIEMKKGSAGDGCRSLITPRGSPLWMAPEVIRGKYQGPESDVWSLGCTVIEMVTGKPAWEDRGFNSLRQIGYSEELPELPTQLSELGKDFVDKCLRRDPNQRWSCDQLLQHPFLASASAPNTTGESSPRCVLDFAISSDFEEDENTENFEASARQRIGKFATEAGVLWESDGWVAVRSYAPESVVNCEEGTSTEYPELTRTEKETEGTSLEFYHCFARTSSSSNSTAWLYRHNEEALGSKGSSNSLRCGGWRCRRCSAGPSCRCGSQEVELAVEKADLRFSTFCNLLQLFSCKSRKFRYILLAFFKYYSFVTIFFPPFFTFLSRPQIYLLMRFRP; encoded by the coding sequence ATGAAAAAACAGAGCGACACCCGGAAAATTTCTTGGACTAGAGGGAAGTGTTTAGGCAAAGGGTCGTTTGGTACCGTGAGCTTGGCAGTCAAAGAATCGGACGGTGCCGTTTTTGCAGTGAAGTCCGTCGATTTAGCTACGTGTCTTCCGAGCCAATTGGAGTCTTTGGAGAACGAAGTTAGGATCCTCCGCTCGCTTTCCTCTCCTTACGTCGTCGGGTATCTCGGCGATGACGTGACGACGTCCTACCGGAATCTTCACATGGAGTTCTTGCCGGGTGGCACCGTCGTTGACGTAGCAAGTTTTAAACGACGGTTGGCTGACGTGGACGAGAGGATTTTGCGGTGGCAGACGCGGTGCTTAGTTTCGGGTTTGAAGTACGTGCACGGTGAAGGCATTGTGCACTGTGATGTGAAAGGGAAGAATGTTTTGGTGGGCCCTGATTTCACCTCCGTAAAGCTCGCGGATTTCGGCTCAGCGATTGAGATGAAAAAAGGAAGCGCGGGTGACGGATGTAGGTCCCTGATCACGCCACGTGGAAGCCCGCTCTGGATGGCTCCGGAGGTGATCCGCGGTAAGTATCAAGGACCGGAGAGTGATGTTTGGTCCTTAGGCTGCACCGTTATCGAGATGGTCACCGGGAAGCCTGCTTGGGAGGATCGCGGTTTCAACTCCCTGAGGCAAATCGGATACTCGGAGGAATTACCGGAGTTACCGACTCAGTTATCTGAACTTGGTAAGGATTTCGTGGACAAGTGTTTGAGAAGGGATCCGAATCAACGTTGGAGCTGCGATCAGCTGCTGCAGCATCCATTTCTCGCATCAGCTTCAGCGCCGAACACGACTGGGGAATCATCTCCACGTTGCGTGCTCGATTTTGCCATCTCATCGGACTTCGAAGAGGACGAAAACACGGAGAATTTCGAAGCTTCAGCGAGGCAGAGGATCGGTAAATTTGCGACGGAAGCAGGCGTACTTTGGGAATCAGATGGATGGGTAGCGGTCAGGAGTTACGCGCCGGAATCGGTCGTGAATTGTGAGGAAGGCACAAGTACAGAATATCCGGAGTTGACGAGGACAGAGAAGGAAACGGAGGGGACAAGTTTGGAATTTTACCATTGTTTCGCGCGAACTAGTAGCAGTAGCAACTCAACCGCGTGGCTGTATCGTCATAACGAGGAAGCGCTAGGGTCGAAAGGGTCAAGTAATTCACTACGGTGCGGTGGGTGGAGGTGTAGGAGGTGCTCGGCTGGTCCGAGCTGTCGGTGTGGGTCGCAAGAGGTGGAATTAGCGGTGGAGAAAGCAGATTTGAGATTCTCCACATTTTGTAATTTATTACAATTATTCTCGTGTAaatcaagaaaattcagaTATATTTTATTggcatttttcaaatattactCCTTTGTTACTATATTCTTTCCCCCTTTTTTCACCTTTCTTTCTCGGCCTCAAATTTATTTGCTCATGCGATTCCGACCATGA
- the LOC18590971 gene encoding probable protein phosphatase 2C 25: MSCSVAVCNSPVFSPSSSLFCNKTSIISPSPDALNLTLTHLKPSSSPASPSPSSPSSPFRLRLQKPPPGSLLSSSSSSALTSSSSSGSGSTAGLGPRSVSTILKRKRPARLDIPVATTAMCFGVPTTPCEVTREVEREGDGYTVFCKRGRREAMEDRFSASVKLQGDSKQAFFGVFDGHGGAKAAEFAAQKLEKNIIDEFVRRRDNTKEEEAVKEGYLKTDAEFLKEDVTGGTCCVTALIRNGNLVVSNAGDCRAVMSRGGVAEALTSDHRPSREDEKNRIETLGGYVDLCRGVWRIQGCLAVSRGIGDQHLKQWVIAEPETKIITIKPDCEFLILASDGLWDKVSNQEAVDIARPSCVGINKQNPLFACKKLVDLSVSRGSSDDISVILIQLGRYI; the protein is encoded by the exons ATGTCGTGTTCGGTTGCCGTATGTAACTCCCCGGTGTTTTCTCCGTCGTCGTCTCTGTTCTGTAACAAAACTTCGATCATTTCTCCCTCTCCGGACGCTTTGAATTTGACGTTGACTCACCTCAAACCGTCGTCTTCTCCAGCTTCTCCGTCTCCTTCTTCGCCTTCCTCTCCTTTCAGGCTCCGGCTTCAAAAACCGCCGCCCGGGTCTTTGCTATCttcgtcttcttcttctgcttTGACGTCATCGTCTTCTTCGGGCTCCGGTTCCACTGCAGGACTGGGTCCGAGATCGGTGTCGACGATATTGAAGAGGAAGAGGCCGGCAAGGCTAGATATACCGGTGGCGACGACGGCGATGTGTTTTGGTGTTCCAACGACGCCATGTGAAGTGACGAGAGAGGTGGAGAGAGAAGGAGATGGGTATACTGTTTTTTGTAAACGAGGGAGGAGAGAGGCTATGGAGGATAGGTTCTCTGCTTCTGTTAAACTCCAAGGAGATTCCAAACAG GCATTTTTTGGTGTTTTTGATGGACATGGAGGTGCTAAAGCTGCAGAGTTTGCAGCCCAGAAACTGGAGAAGAACATCATAGATGAATTTGTTAGAAGAAGAGACAACACTAAGGAAGAGGAAGCTGTTAAAGAAGGTTACTTGAAAACAGATGCTGAGTTTCTTAAGGAAGATGTTACCGGTGGCACATGTTGTGTGACAGCTTTGATCCGTAATGGAAACCTTGTTGTGTCAAATGCTGGTGATTGTCGCGCTGTTATGAGCAGAGGTGGTGTCGCTGAAGCTCTCACATCTGACCACCGACCTTCAAGGGAGGATGAAAAGAACAGAATTGAGACTTTG GGTGGCTATGTGGACTTATGCCGCGGTGTTTGGAGAATTCAGGGTTGCCTGGCTGTCTCCAGAGGGATTGGAGATCAGCACCTTAAACAGTGGGTAATAGCTGAGCCAGAGACAAAGATTATTACTATCAAACCTGACTGCGAGTTCTTAATATTAGCCTCTGATGGCTTATGGGATAAG gTTAGCAATCAGGAAGCAGTTGACATAGCTCGGCCTTCATGTGTAGGCATCAATAAGCAAAATCCATTGTTCGCCTGTAAAAAACTTGTTGACCTTTCAGTTTCACGAGGCTCATCTGATGATATTAGCGTGATTCTGATTCAGCTGGGGCGCTATATATGA
- the LOC18590974 gene encoding clathrin heavy chain 1: MAAANAPLSMKETLTLPSIGINPQFISFTHVTMESDKYICVRETAPQNSVVIIDMSMPMQPLRRPITADSALMNPNTRILALKAQLPGTTQDHLQIFNIEMKAKVKSYQMPEQVVFWKWISPQKLALVTQTAAYHWSIEGESEPVKMFERTANLANNQIINYKCDSNEKWLVLIGIAPGSSERPQLVKGNMQLFSVDQQRSQALEAHAASFATFKVPGNENPSTLISFATKTFNAGQITSKLHVIELGAQPGKPSFTKKQADLFFPPDFADDFPVSMQISQKYGLIYVITKQGLLFVYDLETATAVYRNRISPDPIFLTTEASSIGGFYAINRRGQVLLATVNEATIIPFISGQLNNLELAVNLAKRGNLPGAENLVVQRFQELFSQTKYKEAAELAAESPQGILRTPDTVAKFQSVPVQAGQTPPLLQYFGTLLTRGKLNAFESLELSRLVVNQNKKNLLENWLAEDKLECSEELGDLVKTVDNDLALKIYIKARATPKVVAAFAERKEFDKILIYSKQVGYTPDYLFLLQTILRTDPQGAVNFALMMSQMEGGCPVDYNTITDLFLQRNLIREATAFLLDVLKPNVPEHGYLQTKVLEINLVTFPNVADAILANGMFSHYDRPRIGQLCEKAGLYIRALQHYTELPDIKRVIVNTHAIEPQSLVEFFGTLSREWALECMKDLLMVNLRANLQIIVQTAKEYCEQLGVDACIKLFEQFKSYEGLYFFLGSYLSSSEDPDIHFKYIEAAAKTGQIKEVERVTRESNFYDAEKTKNFLMEAKLPDARPLINVCDRFGFVPDLTHYLYTNNMLRYIEGYVQKVNPGNAPLVVGQLLDDECPEDFIKGLILSVRSLLPVEPLVDECEKRNRLRLLTQFLEHLVSEGSQDVHVHNALGKIIIESNNNPEHFLTTNPYYDSRVVGKYCEKRDPTLAVVAYHRGQCDDELVNVTNKNSLFKLQARYVVERMDADLWEKVLNPDNEYRRQLIDQVVSTALPESKSPEQVSAAVKAFMTADLPHELIELLEKIVLQNSAFSGNFNLQNLLILTAIKADPSRVMDYINRLDNFDGPAVGEVAVEAQLYEEAFAIFKKFNLNVQAVNVLLDNLNSIDRAVEFAFRVEEDAVWSQVAKAQLRVGDVSEAIESFIRADDATQFLDVIKASEDANVYQDLVRYLLMVRQKTKEPKVDSELIYAYAKIGGLGEIEEFILMPNVANLQNVGDRLYDEALYEAAKIIFAFISNWAKLAITLVKLQQFQGAVDAARKANSSKTWKEVCFACVDAEEFRLAQICGLNIIIQVDDLEEVSEYYQNRGCFSELISLMESGLGLERAHMGIFTELGVLYARYRPEKLMEHIKLFSTRLNIPKLIRACDEQQHWKELTYLYVQYDEFDNAATTIMNHSPEAWDHMQFKDIVVKVANVELYYKAVHFYLEEHSDLINDVLNVLALRVDHARVVDIMRKAGHLRLVKPYMVAVQSNNVAAVNEALNEIYVEEEDYDRLRESIDLHDNFDQIGLAQKIEKHELLEMRRVAAYIYKKAGRWKQSIALSKKDNHYRDAMETCSQSGDRELAEELLVYFIEQRKKECFAACLFVCYDVIRPDVALELAWINNMIDFAFPYLLQFIREYTGKVDELVKDKIKAMNLLKAKEEEEKDVVAQQNMYAQLLPLALPAPPMPGMGGSFAPPPPPPPMSGMGMPPMAPYGMPPMGSY; this comes from the exons ATGGCTGCTGCCAACGCTCCCCTCTCCATGAAAGAAACCTTGACG TTGCCGAGCATCGGCATAAATCCGCAGTTCATAAGCTTCACTCATGTGACTATGGAGTCGGATAAGTATATTTGCGTTAGGGAAACGGCGCCGCAAAACAGCGTCGTTATAATCGACATGAGCATGCCTATGCAGCCTCTCAGGCGTCCGATCACTGCCGATTCCGCTCTGATGAATCCGAACACTAGAATTCTCGCTTTGAAAG CTCAACTTCCGGGAACAACTCAGGATCATTTACAGATATTTAACATTGAAATGAAAGCGAAAGTGAAATCATATCAGATGCCTGAGCAG GTTGTGTTTTGGAAGTGGATTTCTCCACAGAAGCTTGCCCTGGTCACACAAACTGCAGCATATCATTGGTCAATCGAAG GTGAATCTGAGCCTGTGAAGATGTTTGAGCGAACTGCTAATCTTGCAAATAATCAAATCATTAACTATAAATGTGATTCCAATGAGAAGTGGTTAGTCTTGATTGGAATTGCCCCTGGTTCATCTGAG AGGCCACAATTGGTCAAAGGTAATATGCAGCTTTTCTCTGTGGATCAGCAGCGTAGTCAAGCTCTTGAAGCACATGCTGCATCATTTGCCACATTTAAA GTACCTGGAAATGAAAATCCTTCAACTCTTATTTCTTTTGCCACAAAGACATTCAATGCTGGACAAATAACGTCTAAGTTACATGTCATTGAACTCGGTGCTCAGCCAG GCAAACCTTCATTCACAAAGAAACAAGCAGATTTATTCTTTCCTCCAGATTTTGCTGATGACTTTCCTGTGTCAATGCAG ATATCTCAGAAGTACGGTCTAATATATGTGATCACAAAGCAAGGACTTCTTTTTGTATATGACCTGGAGACAGCTACTGCAGTTTACAGAAATCGGATCAGTCCAGATCCTATATTCCTGACAACAGAGGCTTCATCCATTGGTGGCTTTTATGCTATAAACAGACGAGGCCAGGTTCTGCTTGCCACTGTAAATGAAGCTACAATTATACCATTTATTAGTGGTCAG TTGAACAATCTTGAACTTGCCGTAAATCTTGCCAAAAGGGGGAATCTTCCTGGTGCTGAAAATCTG GTGGTGCAGCGGTTCCAGGAATTGTTTTCACAGACAAAGTACAAAGAGGCTGCCGAACTTGCTGCTGAATCACCTCAGGGAATTCTCCGTACTCCAGACACTGTTGCCAAATTCCAG AGTGTTCCTGTTCAAGCTGGACAAACTCCTCCATTATTGCAGTATTTTGGAACCTTGTTGACTAGAGGAAAACTCAATGCTTTTGAGTCATTGGAATTATCACGCCTTGTTGTAAACCAGAATAAAAAGAATCTTCTAGAGAATTGGTTGGCAGAGGACAAGCTTGAGTGCAGTGAGGAGCTTGGAGATCTTGTTAAG ACAGTAGATAATGATCTTGCACTGAAAATATACATCAAAGCAAGAGCAACTCCTAAAGTTGTTGCCGCTTTTGCTGAGAGGAAGGAATTTGACAAGATTCTAATTTACTCAAAGCAG GTTGGATACACTCCTGATTATTTATTCCTTCTGCAAACAATTTTGAGGACAGATCCACAG GGTGCTGTTAATTTTGCTTTGATGATGTCTCAAATGGAGGGTGGTTGCCCAGTTGATTATAACACAATAACAGATCTATTTCTTCAG AGGAACTTGATTCGTGAGGCAACTGCGTTTTTGTTGGATGTGCTAAAGCCAAATGTACCGGAACATGGGTACCTTCAAACGAAG GTTTTGGAAATCAATCTAGTGACCTTTCCAAATGTTGCTGATGCAATATTAGCAAATGGTATGTTTAGTCATTATGATCGTCCACGTATTGGCCAACTCTGTGAAAAAGCTGGTCTGTACATACGAGCTCTTCAG CATTATACGGAGTTGCCGGATATCAAACGTGTCATTGTGAATACACATGCCATCGAGCCCCAG TCCCTTGTTGAGTTCTTTGGAACCCTTTCCAGAGAATGGGCTCTTGAGTGTATGAAAGATCTTCTAATGGTCAATCTTAGGGCAAATCTTCAGATTATTGTACAG ACTGCAAAGGAATACTGTGAGCAGCTTGGTGTTGATGCATGTATAAAACTCTTTGAGCAGTTCAAGTCCTATGAAGGATTATACTTTTTCTTGGGTTCATACTTGAGCTCCag TGAGGATCCGGATATCCACTTCAAATACATTGAAGCAGCAGCAAAAACTGGACAAATAAAGGAAGTAGAACGTGTGACTCGTGAATCAAACTTTTACGATGCTGAAAAGACCAAGAATTTTCTGATGGAAGCTAAGCTTCCAGATGCACGTCCCTTGATTAATGTTTGTGATCGTTTTGGTTTTGTTCCGGATCTCACTCATTATCTATATACAAACAACATGCTCCGATATATTGAGGGTTATGTTCAAAAG GTAAATCCAGGGAATGCTCCATTAGTTGTTGGGCAGCTGTTAGATGATGAATGCCCTGAGGATTTCATCAAGGGTCTTATTCTTTCAGTTCGTTCTCTTCTTCCAGTTGAGCCCCTTGTGGATGAATGTGAGAAGAG GAATCGTCTCCGGTTGCTGACTCAGTTTTTAGAGCATCTAGTGAGTGAGGGCAGTCAAGATGTGCATGTTCATAATGCTTtgggtaaaattatcatagaGAGCAATAACAACCCAGAGCATTTTCTCACTACCAACCCGTATTATGATTCACGTGTCGTGGGTAAATACTGTGAAAAACGAGATCCAACACTTGCTGTTGTTGCTTACCATAGAGGACAGTGTGATGATGAACTGGTCAATGTCACAAACAAGAATTCCTTATTCAAGTTGCAAGCTAG ATATGTGGTGGAGAGGATGGATGCAGATCTTTGGGAGAAAGTTCTTAATCCTGATAATGAGTATAGAAGACAGCTTATTGATCAGGTTGTGTCAACTGCTTTGCCTGAAAGCAAGAGTCCGGAGCAAGTCTCAGCAGCTGTTAAAGCATTTATGACTGCTGATCTCCCACATGAACTGATTGAGCTTCTTGAGAAGATAGTGCTGCAAAATTCTGCCTTCAGTGGAAACTTCAATTTGCAAAATCTGCTGATTTTGACAGCTATCAAAGCGGATCCATCAAGAGTTATGGATTACATTAATAGATTGGACAACTTTGATGGACCTGCAGTTGGAGAGGTAGCTGTGGAAGCCCAATTGTATGAAGAAGCATTTGCCATTTTCAAGAAGTTTAATTTGAATGTTCAGGCTGTAAATGTGTTGTTGGATAACCTTAATAGTATCGATCGAGCTGTGGAGTTTGCATTCCGTGTTGAAGAAGATGCTGTCTGGAGTCAAGTGGCTAAGGCACAACTTCGTGTAGGGGATGTGAGTGAAGCTATTGAGTCATTTATTCGTGCTGATGACGCTACTCAGTTCTTGGATGTCATAAAGGCTTCTGAGGATGCAAATGTATACCAAGACCTGGTGAGGTACCTACTAATGGTTCGGCAGAAAACCAAGGAACCCAAAGTGGACAGTGAACTTATCTATGCTTATGCCAAGATTGGTGGGCTGGGTGAGATAGAAGAGTTCATTCTTATGCCAAATGTTGCTAATCTGCAAAATGTGGGAGACCGCTTGTATGATGAAGCCCTTTATGAGGCAGCGAAAAtcatatttgcatttatttctaactGGGCTAAGCTGGCCATCACACTTGTTAAGCTACAACAGTTCCAAGGTGCTGTCGACGCTGCTCGGAAAGCCAACAGTTCAAAAACATGGAAGGAGGTTTGCTTCGCTTGTGTTGATGCTGAAGAGTTCCGCTTGGCTCAGATATGTGGCCTCAATATCATCATACAG GTTGATGACCTAGAGGAGGTTAGTGAGTACTATCAGAACCGGGGATGCTTCAGTGAGCTCATATCTCTAATGGAGAGTGGATTAGGTTTGGAACGTGCACATATGGGCATCTTTACTGAATTGGGAGTTCTGTATGCAAGATACCGTCCAGAGAAGCTTATGGAGCACATAAAACTTTTCTCAACTCGTCTAAACATTCCAAAGCTTATTCGAGCTTGTGATGAACAGCAGCACTGGAAGGAACTAACTTATCTATATGTTCAGTATGATGAGTTTGACAATGCAGCTACCACCATAATGAACCACTCTCCAGAAGCATGGGATCACATGCAATTTAAAGATATTGTAGTCAAAGTTGCAAATGTTGAACTCTATTACAAGGCTGTGCATTTTTACTTGGAAGAACATTCTGATCTTATCAATGATGTTCTTAACGTGCTTGCCCTCCGTGTTGACCATGCACGTGTTGTGGATATAATGAGGAAG GCTGGTCACTTGCGTCTTGTTAAGCCATACATGGTTGCCGTTCAGAGCAACAATGTGGCTGCTGTTAATGAAGCTCTGAATGAGATTTATGTAGAGGAGGAGGACTATGACAGGCTTCGTGAATCTATAGATCTCCATGATAACTTTGATCAGATAGGCCTTGCACAGAAG ATTGAGAAGCATGAACTACTTGAGATGAGGCGTGTTGCcgcttatatatataagaagGCAGGGAGATGGAAGCAGTCTATTGCCTTGTCAAAGAAGGACAATCATTACAGAGATGCCATGGAAACATGTTCACAGTCTGGTGATCGGGAACTTGCAGAGGAATTACTCGTCTATTTTATTGAGCAG CGAAAGAAAGAGTGTTTTGCTGCATGCCTCTTCGTTTGTTATGATGTAATCAGGCCAGATGTTGCTCTTGAGCTTGCCTGGATAAATAATATGATTGATTTTGCCTTCCCATATCTCTTGCAG TTTATACGGGAGTACACAGGCAAAGTGGATGAACTCGTGAAGGATAAAATCAAAGCTATGAATCTGCTGAAGGCcaaggaggaggaggagaaaGACGTGGTTGCTCAGCAG AATATGTATGCTCAGTTGCTGCCTCTTGCTTTACCTGCACCTCCAATGCCTGGAATGGGTGGAAGTTTTgctccaccaccaccaccacctccaATGAGTGGGATGGGGATGCCTCCAATGGCACCCTATGGCATGCCACCAATGGGTTCCTATTGA